A genomic segment from Segniliparus rotundus DSM 44985 encodes:
- a CDS encoding AI-2E family transporter, whose amino-acid sequence MSTQVSDSGQRVQVVLPQDGHIHITLRKLSDWTWRLLVVLLGLVVLGKLFLFLEVVLVPVALALLLAAFMSPLVDSLVSRRVPRSLAVGVVLVLVLGVLTGIFAFIIQQAIDGWPALQEQVLQSFEQLRVWAEHAGLHFSADQLEKARDTTVHFVQQHRSDITQGVFSTASALVEGVTGFFLALFTLIFFLSDGKSIWEYLTKLVPGESRERVRAAGSSGYKTLIGYVRGTVFVAAADAIGIGVGLAVLRVPLALPLASLVFLGAFVPVVGSVLAGSVAVLVALVTQGPLVALLTLILLVAVMQLESHVLQPLVLGRAVRIHPLAVILAIAVGVVLAGVVGALLAVPLVAVLNTFIGQLVRGQGPESQETLKSEVEQVGEPASLH is encoded by the coding sequence ATGTCAACTCAGGTATCAGACTCCGGGCAACGCGTCCAGGTCGTCCTTCCACAGGACGGGCACATCCACATAACGTTGCGCAAGCTCTCAGATTGGACATGGCGGCTCCTCGTCGTCCTTCTGGGCCTTGTGGTCCTCGGGAAGCTTTTCCTCTTCCTGGAAGTCGTGCTCGTCCCGGTCGCTTTGGCGCTCCTGCTCGCGGCGTTCATGTCGCCGCTGGTCGACTCGCTTGTGTCGCGGCGAGTTCCCCGCTCGCTGGCAGTCGGCGTGGTGTTGGTCTTGGTGCTCGGCGTGCTCACAGGGATCTTCGCCTTCATCATCCAGCAGGCCATCGACGGCTGGCCGGCCCTGCAGGAGCAGGTGCTGCAGAGCTTCGAGCAGCTGCGAGTCTGGGCTGAGCACGCCGGGCTGCATTTCTCCGCCGACCAATTGGAGAAGGCGCGGGACACGACGGTGCATTTCGTGCAGCAGCACCGCTCCGACATCACCCAGGGCGTGTTCTCCACCGCCTCGGCCCTTGTCGAAGGCGTGACCGGGTTCTTCCTGGCGTTGTTCACCCTGATCTTCTTCTTGAGCGACGGCAAAAGCATCTGGGAGTACCTCACGAAGCTGGTGCCGGGGGAGTCTCGGGAACGAGTCCGGGCCGCTGGCTCCTCGGGGTACAAGACGCTGATCGGCTATGTCCGGGGGACAGTTTTTGTGGCCGCGGCCGACGCCATCGGCATCGGCGTCGGCCTCGCCGTGTTGCGGGTGCCGTTGGCATTGCCGCTCGCGTCGCTGGTCTTCCTCGGCGCGTTCGTCCCCGTGGTCGGATCGGTCCTCGCGGGGTCGGTGGCCGTGCTCGTCGCGTTAGTGACGCAGGGTCCGCTGGTCGCCTTGCTCACCCTGATCCTGCTCGTGGCGGTCATGCAGCTCGAGAGTCATGTTTTGCAGCCATTGGTGCTCGGCCGCGCGGTGCGGATACACCCGTTGGCAGTGATCCTTGCCATCGCGGTCGGGGTCGTGCTGGCCGGCGTGGTGGGAGCCCTCTTGGCTGTGCCGCTGGTCGCGGTCCTGAACACGTTCATCGGCCAGCTGGTCCGAGGCCAGGGCCCAGAATCCCAAGAAACGCTGAAATCCGAGGTGGAGCAGGTCGGCGAGCCAGCGTCACTACACTGA